In one Lachnospiraceae bacterium GAM79 genomic region, the following are encoded:
- a CDS encoding serine/threonine protein kinase: MNLEIQSRLSFYRRLEEVEHKKGISLVRHIETGQIYVEKILTQYDKSIYDWLQQSKLPYVPQIYECMEEDGTLYLIEEYIQGITLETYIEQFGCLDLDAAGRVIEYLCRTLEKLHSHIPPIVHRDIKPTNVMLQGDFKKGQGIVSVYLIDFNTARVFDAERNRDTELIGTRGFAAPEQYGFLQSDARTDIYGLGVLLNYMLCGKLIRDGIYEDYPEVSQIIRKATQIDPEKRYQTAEEMMQAVYQSMCFDTYTDKESLNDKTVTVETSAISDPYERKGKIRPAWTRFLPPGFREGKVLNMVVAAIYYIFWIYFCLTVEVKDHGEPLSGTWLYVNRFVYFMMFIITPFFWNNYLDVWNYFPLVRSPKKIWKLVGLFLYTVAWFFLVVFVFVIVEDIFR, encoded by the coding sequence AGAAGTAGAGCATAAAAAGGGAATTTCTCTGGTGCGGCATATAGAGACCGGACAGATTTATGTGGAAAAAATTCTGACGCAATATGACAAATCTATATATGATTGGCTACAGCAATCAAAACTCCCTTACGTTCCACAGATTTATGAATGTATGGAAGAGGATGGTACGTTATATCTGATCGAAGAATACATACAGGGGATCACGTTGGAAACATATATTGAACAATTTGGATGCCTGGATTTGGATGCTGCCGGCAGGGTGATCGAATATCTTTGCCGGACATTAGAAAAACTGCACAGTCATATACCGCCGATCGTACACCGGGATATCAAGCCGACAAATGTAATGCTTCAGGGAGATTTCAAAAAGGGGCAGGGAATCGTATCTGTATATCTGATCGATTTCAATACCGCAAGAGTTTTTGACGCAGAGAGAAATCGGGATACCGAGCTGATCGGTACAAGAGGATTTGCAGCACCGGAGCAATACGGTTTTTTGCAGTCAGATGCGCGGACGGATATCTATGGACTTGGCGTATTATTAAATTATATGTTGTGTGGAAAATTAATCCGGGACGGAATCTATGAAGATTATCCGGAAGTGTCACAGATAATCAGAAAAGCAACCCAGATCGATCCGGAGAAACGATATCAGACAGCAGAGGAAATGATGCAAGCTGTTTATCAGAGTATGTGTTTCGATACATATACGGATAAAGAGTCGTTGAATGATAAAACGGTTACAGTTGAAACATCTGCTATATCAGATCCTTATGAGCGTAAAGGGAAAATCCGCCCTGCATGGACTCGTTTTCTGCCGCCGGGATTTCGGGAAGGGAAAGTCCTGAATATGGTTGTTGCAGCCATTTATTATATATTTTGGATATATTTCTGTCTGACAGTAGAAGTAAAAGATCATGGAGAACCGCTCTCCGGAACTTGGTTATATGTAAATCGCTTTGTATATTTTATGATGTTTATTATTACTCCGTTTTTTTGGAATAATTATCTGGACGTTTGGAATTATTTTCCGCTTGTACGTTCACCGAAGAAGATATGGAAGCTGGTTGGATTATTTTTATATACAGTGGCATGGTTTTTCTTAGTAGTGTTTGTATTCGTTATAGTAGAAGATATATTCCGATAG
- a CDS encoding ATP-binding cassette domain-containing protein produces the protein MLELKNISYIVNEDGKEKAILKDIDLTVDEHFVAITGPNGGGKSTLAKIIAGIIRPTTGQILLDGEDISELNITERAKKGISYAFQQPVHFKGLTVKDLVSIASGKTMNVSQICEILSEVGLCARDYVNREVNASLSGGELKRIEIAMIIARGTKLSLFDEPEAGIDLWSFNSLIKVFEKMREEINGTILIISHQERILNIADKIVVIANGHVDAIGSRDAIMPRLTGESATCKVLEEKQK, from the coding sequence ATGTTAGAGTTAAAAAACATCTCATATATTGTAAATGAGGATGGAAAAGAGAAAGCAATATTAAAAGACATTGACCTTACAGTAGACGAACATTTCGTAGCAATTACCGGACCTAACGGTGGCGGTAAATCAACACTTGCAAAGATCATAGCAGGAATCATCAGACCGACGACCGGACAGATTCTTTTAGATGGCGAAGATATTTCAGAGCTGAATATAACAGAACGTGCAAAGAAAGGAATCAGCTATGCATTTCAGCAGCCGGTTCATTTTAAAGGGCTTACCGTAAAAGATCTGGTATCTATAGCATCCGGCAAAACGATGAATGTTTCACAGATCTGTGAGATCCTTTCCGAAGTCGGTTTATGTGCAAGAGATTATGTGAACCGTGAAGTAAATGCAAGTCTTTCCGGTGGTGAGTTAAAACGTATCGAGATCGCAATGATCATTGCAAGAGGTACGAAGCTGTCATTATTTGATGAGCCGGAGGCAGGCATCGATCTGTGGAGCTTCAACAGTCTGATCAAGGTATTTGAGAAGATGCGGGAGGAGATCAACGGAACAATCCTGATCATTTCCCACCAGGAGCGAATCCTTAATATAGCAGATAAGATTGTTGTGATCGCAAATGGTCATGTTGATGCAATCGGAAGCAGAGATGCGATCATGCCAAGACTGACCGGTGAATCAGCCACCTGCAAGGTGCTGGAAGAAAAACAGAAATAA